One Salvia splendens isolate huo1 chromosome 22, SspV2, whole genome shotgun sequence DNA segment encodes these proteins:
- the LOC121786803 gene encoding uncharacterized protein LOC121786803: protein MICDDHNESNSPILTAILGSPRTASPSLPQQEVNASEHDNTLASLIGSENRGSELTSPVGDPEEARPSVEEDKQRKENMICDDHNESNSPILTAILGSPRTSSPSLQQQEVNASEHDNTLASLIGSENRGSELEIQEDVEADRELRTQDALHILSKVCDDYEIRNNEEAIKATNTIVDIINEQEDREDAAACSIVEYMMQEGLETMDDTPPEWNVQKQGYKWIEKMHEEKEKTPENTERRMTVYQNPVPISEIPLAEARERRTHAEMRPSPVLRSPFEIRAVHMKPTLNLDERDIYYYIVETEGTKEYV, encoded by the exons ATGATTTGTGATGACCATAACGAATCAAACTCTCCTATCTTGACAGCCATACTAGGATCTCCACGGACAGCATCCCCATCTCTCCCACAACAAGAAGTCAATGCTTCAGAGCATGACAACACACTCGCATCACTAATAGGATCTGAGAACAGGGGAAGTGAGTTGACCTCACCAGTTGGTGATCCTGAAGAGGCCAGACCATCTGTTGAAGAAGACAAACAAAGAAAGGAGAACATGATTTGTGATGACCATAACGAATCAAACTCTCCTATCTTGACAGCCATACTAGGATCTCCACGGACATCATCCCCATCTCTCCAACAACAAGAAGTCAATGCTTCAGAGCATGACAACACACTGGCATCACTAATAGGATCTGAGAACAGGGGAAgtgagttggaaattcaagaagaTGTTGAAGCTGATAGAGAGTTAAGAACACAAGATGCCTTGCACATATTATCAAAAGTATGTGATGACTATGAAATCAGAAACAATGAAGAAGCAATCAAGGCCACAAACACCATTGTTGATATCATAAATGAACAG GAAGATAGGGAGGATGCAGCTGCATGCTCAATTGTTGAATATATGATGCAAGAGGGTCTTGAAACAATGGATGACACACCTCCTGAATGGAACGTGCAAAAACAAGGATATAAATGGATAGAGAAGATGCatgaggaaaaagaaaaaactcCTGAAAACACAGAGAGAAGAATGACTGTCTACCAG AACCCTGTTCCTATCTCTGAGATTCCACTGGCTGAAGCTAGAGAGAGACGGACTCATGCTGAAATGCGCCCCAGCCCAGTGCTACGATCACCATTTGAAATACGAGCTGTGCATATGAAACCAACCCTGAACCTGGATGAAAGAGATATCTACTACTACATAGTAGAAACTGAAGGAACAAAAGAGTATGTGTAA
- the LOC121786804 gene encoding protein FAR1-RELATED SEQUENCE 5-like yields the protein MSTNGEDIRFVNMHNSCMQNALSPGYRASAAVFVVDIFFHHVVGPVIPICKAELRPYEGQKFSSLEEGICFYEKYAQEACFDFRRFGNRSSGGVITFQYVVCNRQGFHTVDPLDVDVIISDDVNVSDDDEVTSKKKRRRGTKRCGCGARISFKFYSDCGVKYYLVHQFIEEHNHAMVDKDHKRFMKGNRSMNDVHHKFVEDCTKANIGPTSTFNLLKEFFGGYDVVGCTLNDVRNCSRDIKEKLKEVDVQMILNQMQEKKRICEGFFYKYQLSPDDNKLVSLFWSDAESRKHYHMFGDVVAFDTTYSTNRYRMVFGPFTGKDNHGCPIAFGAGFVSSENCDAFSWLFTVFVECMGVAPRIIITDQDWGMRLAIEKVLSDTRHRLCMWHIMSKLFEKIPKSISNREQFSKEFKACVWSELVDPEEFDILWTGIVEKYGMGDHKWFKDMFVVRHMWIPAYFRDVPMGSLMRTTSFSESENSFFKRYSKPLFNFADFTLQYNNAIDAQRNQTEKLDYYDSVISPKYATDLAFEKQLASVYTDRMFRVVQELISEADKSCQMISMSTLENIEVFKVSDARKKTFTVTHEKETESFDCECKLFERCGYLCSHLFFVLRNKDVNNIPEKYVGNRWLKSDLLKAVHGLTSDESALGKGSNEDDKLQIGNRCHGRYFGLYQCAFKNKNHLIALDNLLAGIAPQIFTDDTTGSSSVDKNDSIMNIYGIAVPEDITAHAPDVVSTKGGASDKKNRIKSSIEKAIEKASY from the exons ATGTCGACTAATGGTGAAG ATATACGCTTTGTTAACATGCACAATAGTTGTATGCAAAATGCACTCTCCCCTGGCTATAGAGCTTCTGCTGCGGTGTTT GTTGTTGACATATTTTTCCATCATGTAGTAGGACCTGTTATTCCAATTTGCAAGGCTGAGTTGAGGCCTTATGAAGGTCAAAAATTTTCTTCACTTGAGGAGGGAATTTGTTTCTATGAAAAGTATGCTCAAGAGGCTTGTTTTGATTTTCGAAGATTTGGAAATAGGTCTAGTGGTGGTGTTATTACTTTTCAGTATGTTGTCTGCAACAGACAAGGTTTTCATACAGTTGATCCGTTGGATGTCGACGTAATTATATCTGACGATGTGAACGTATCAGATGACGATGAAGTTACTTCAAAGAAGAAACGCAGACGTGGCACAAAAAGGTGTGGATGTGGAGCAAGGATCAGTTTCAAGTTTTATTCTGATTGTGGTGTTAAATATTATCTTGTGCATCAATTCATTGAGGAACACAATCATGCTATGGTTGACAAAGATCATAAGCGATTTATGAAAGGAAATCGCAGTATGAATGATGTTCATCACAAGTTTGTTGAAGATTGCACCAAAGCTAACATCGGTCCTACTTCAACTTTCAACTTATTAAAGGAGTTTTTtggtggttatgatgttgttgGGTGTACGTTGAATGATGTTAGGaattgttctcgtgatattaaaGAGAAACTGAAAGAAGTGGATGTTCAAATGATCCTAAATCAGATGCAAGAGAAGAAGAGAATTTGTGAAGGCTTTTTTTACAAATATCAATTATCACCCGATGATAATAAGTTAGTGAGCTTATTTTGGTCTGATGCAGAGTCTCGAAAACACTACCACATGTTTGGAGATGTTGTAGCATTTGATACAACATATTCGACAAACAG GTATCGTATGGTGTTTGGTCCATTTACCGGGAAAGACAATCACGGGTGTCCTATTGCATTTGGAGCTGGTTTTGTATCCAGTGAGAATTGTGATGCATTCTCATGGCTTTTTACTGTGTTTGTTGAATGCATGGGTGTTGCTCCAAGGATCATAATCACAGACCAAGATTGGGGAATGAGGCTTGCAATTGAGAAGGTATTATCCGATACAAGGCATCGTTTGTGCATGTGGCATATTATGAGCAAGTTGTTCGAGAAAATACCTAAATCTATTTCTAACAGAGAACAGTTTAGTAAGGAGTTTAAGGCTTGTGTTTGGTCAGAATTGGTAGATCCAGAAGAGTTTGACATATTATGGACTGGTATTGTTGAAAAATATGGTATGGGAGATCATAAATGGTTTAAGGACATGTTTGTTGTTAGACATATGTGGATCCCAGCCTACTTTAGAGATGTTCCTATGGGTTCTTTAATGAGAACAACATCTTTTTCAGAATCTGAAAATAGTTTTTTTAAGAGGTACTCGAAACCGTTGTTTAATTTTGCTGACTTCACTCTTCAGTATAACAACGCCATTGATGCTCAAAGGAATCAAACTGAAAAGCTTGACTATTATGATTCTGTAATCTCTCCAAAATATGCCACTGATTTAGCATTTGAGAAGCAATTGGCATCTGTATACACGGATAGGATGTTTAGAGTGGTACAAGAATTGATTTCTGAGGCCGATAAGAGTTGTCAGATGATTAGCATGTCCACTTTGGAGAACATCGAGGTCTTTAAAGTTTCTGATGCTAGAAAGAAGACCTTCACAGTTACACATGAGAAAGAGACTGAGTCATTTGATTGTGAGTGTAAACTCTTTGAAAGGTGTGGTTACCTATGCAGCCACCTTTTCTTCGTCCTCAGAAACAAAGATGTCAACAATATTCCAGAGAAGTATGTTGGTAACCGGTGGCTGAAAAGTGATTTATTGAAGGCAGTTCATGGTCTCACGAGTGATGAAAGTGCGTTGGGCAAAG GTTCTAACGAAGATGACAAGCTACAGATTGGGAACAGGTGTCATGGACGTTACTTTGGTCTATATCAATGCgcttttaagaataaaaatcaTCTGATTGCATTGGATAATTTGCTTGCGGGTATTGCTCCTCAAATTTTTACTGATGACACTACTGGATCTTCATCAGTTGATAAAAATGATTCCATCATGAACATATATGGTATTGCTGTACCTGAAGACATAACTGCTCATGCTCCAGATGTGGTTAGTACAAAGGGAGGTGCAAGTGACAAGAAAAACAGGATTAAGTCGAGCATAGAGAAAGCAATTGAAAAAGCAA gttattga
- the LOC121787518 gene encoding 65-kDa microtubule-associated protein 1-like yields MAAVEAENPLLGQVTCGSLLERLQQIWDEVGETEEERDRMLLQLEQDCLDVYKRKVDQAVKSRAHLLQTLADARVVLTNLLSALGEKTYVGIPEKTSGTIKEQLEAIAPALERLWKQKDDRIKEFYDVQSQINKICAEISGTSEQVESPLVDETDLSTKKLDGYRAQLQDLQKEKSERLHKVLGFVSTVHDLCAVLGMDFLTTVTEVHPSLNDSRSTQLKSISDDTLTRLAATVLTLKEDKRTRLDKLQELASQLIDLWNLMDTPPEERALFDHVTCNISALANEVTSPGALALDLIEQAEVEVERLDHLKASRMKEIAFKRQTELEHIFARAHIEIDTEAARERILSLIDSGSVEPTDLLADMDNQIEKAKEEATSRKEILDKVEKWMSACEEESWLEDYNRDENRYNVSRGAHLNLKRAEKARVLVNKIPALVDSLVAKTRTWEEDHGITFTYDGVPLLAMLDEYAMLRHDREEEKKRLREEKKLSELSIKEQEVGPTPSPARQASVKKGVGPPRANGGANGSTNRRLSLNAHQNSSRSVNRDGKREARPTAPVNYVAVSKEDAASPVSAVEPLPITP; encoded by the exons ATGGCAGCTGTGGAAGCTGAGAATCCTCTTCTTGGCCAAGTTACATGTGGATCCTTACTGGAGCGTTTGCAG CAAATCTGGGATGAAGTAGGCGAGACCGAGGAAGAGCGCGACAGAATGCTCCTTCAGTTGGAGCAAGACTGCTTGGATGTGTACAAGAGAAAAGTAGACCAGGCTGTGAAATCTCGGGCGCACCTTCTTCAGACATTGGCAGATGCTCGAGTCGTGCTCACTAATCTCCTATCCGCCCTCGGAGAGAAGACCTATGTCGGGATT CCTGAGAAGACGTCTGGAACGATCAAAGAGCAGCTTGAAGCTATCGCTCCAGCTTTGGAAAGACTTTGGAAGCAGAAGGATGATAGGATAAAGGAATTCTACGACGTTCAGTCTCAGATCAATAAGATATGCGCAGAAATTTCTGGTACCAGCGAGCAGGTTGAGAGTCCTTTAGTTGATGAAACAGATCTATCCACTAAGAAGTTAGATGGATATCGTGCTCAGCTTCAAGACCTTCAAAAAGAAAAG AGTGAGAGGTTGCACAAGGTGCTTGGATTCGTGAGCACTGTACACGATCTTTGTGCAGTTCTTGGCATGGACTTCCTTACTACTGTCACGGAAGTGCATCCTAGCCTAAACGACTCGCGTAGTACACAGTTGAAAAGCATCAGCGACGATACCCTAACAAGGTTGGCTGCTACTGTATTAACACTAAAGGAAGACAAGAGGACGAGGTTGGATAAG CTTCAAGAATTGGCATCTCAGCTAATTGACCTCTGGAACTTGATGGATACACCACCAGAAGAGCGTGCTCTGTTTGATCACGTAACATGCAATATTTCTGCATTAGCAAATGAGGTTACCTCCCCTGGGGCTCTTGCTTTGGACCTTATTGAACAG GCTGAAGTGGAAGTTGAGAGGCTTGATCACCTAAAAGCTAGCAGAATGAAGGAAATTGCTTTTAAGAGGCAGACTGAGCTCGAGCATATATTTGCTCGTGCTCACATAGAGATTGATACTGAGGCTGCCCGAGAAAGAATTTTGTCTCTTATTGATTCCGGGAGTGTTGAACCTACAGACTTATTAGCTGACATGGATAATCAGATAGAAAAAGCAAAAGAGGAGGCGACAAGCAGAAAGGAGATATTGGATAAGGTTGAGAAATGGATGTCggcttgtgaagaagaaagcTGGCTCGAAGATTACAACAGG GATGAAAATAGGTATAATGTTAGCCGAGGTGCACATTTGAATCTCAAGAGAGCAGAAAAGGCAAGAGTCTTGGTGAATAAAATTCCAG CTCTTGTTGATAGTTTGGTTGCTAAAACCCGGACATGGGAGGAAGACCATGGAATAACATTCACTTATGATGGTGTTCCTCTACTCGCGATGCTGGATGAGTATGCAATGCTGAGGCACGacagagaagaggagaagaagagGCTGAGG GAGGAGAAGAAGTTAAGTGAACTCTCGATTAAAGAGCAGGAAGTTGGTCCAACACCAAGCCCGGCCAGACAGGCTAGTGTCAAGAAAGGGGTTGGCCCACCACGTGCCAATGGAGGTGCCAACGGGAGCACCAATAGGCGCCTCTCGCTAAATGCTCACCAAAACAGTTCGAGATCTGTGAACAGAGACGGGAAGAGGGAAGCCAGACCAACTGCACCGGTCAACTATGTAGCGGTGTCGAAAGAGGATGCAGCATCGCCTGTTTCTGCGGTCGAACCTCTTCCAATTACGCCATAG